Proteins co-encoded in one Chionomys nivalis chromosome 6, mChiNiv1.1, whole genome shotgun sequence genomic window:
- the LOC130875566 gene encoding U2 small nuclear ribonucleoprotein auxiliary factor 35 kDa subunit-related protein 1 yields the protein MATQETVFPEKLGHKKYRAALKKEKRKKRRQNMARLRDLAAPPEEDDDVSADEQLTERLEMERQKLHEEWLLREEKAQEEFRIKKEKEEAARKQREEQERQIKLEWEEKQKKQREEEEQKLQKKREREEAVQKMLDQAENDGTWQNPEPPKELRLEKYRASCPFYSKTGACRFGNRCSRKHDFPTSSPTLLVKSMFTTFGMEQCRRDDYDSDASLEYSEEETYQQFLDFYYDVLPEFKNVGKVIQFKVSCNLEPHLRGNVYVQYQSEEECQAARSLFNGRWYAGRQLQCEFCPVTRWKIAICGLFEMQKCPKGKHCNFLHVFRNPNNEFREANRDLYLSPAGAGCSGKTSSDRRERKDHHEEYYSKSRASHSSPHRSSKRSRESERKSTHRRKRSHKQEAQGHERHSSRRGREEDNSPGPQSQSHRS from the coding sequence ATGGCAACCCAAGAGACAGTGTTTCCTGAAAAACTTGGCCACAAAAAATACAGGGCTGCCCTTAAGAAGGAGAAACGCAAGAAACGTAGGCAGAATATGGCTCGACTGAGGGACCTTGCAGCCCCTCCGGAGGAGGACGATGATGTTTCTGCTGATGAACAACTTACAGAGAGATTGGAGATGGAGCGACAAAAATTACATGAAGAGTGGCTGCTTAGGGAGGAGAAGGCACAAGAAGAattcagaataaagaaggaaaaggaagaagctgCTAGAAAACAGAGGGAAGAACAGGAGAGACAGATAAAGTTGGaatgggaagaaaaacagaaaaaacagagagaagaggaggagcagaagctacaaaaaaagagagaaagagaggaagcgGTGCAGAAGATGCTGGACCAGGCTGAAAATGATGGCACTTggcagaacccagaaccacccaAGGAATTAAGACTGGAGAAATACCGAGCGAGCTGTCCCTTCTACAGTAAAACGGGCGCGTGCCGATTCGGTAACAGGTGTTCACGGAAGCACGACTTCCCCACGTCAAGTCCCACGCTCCTGGTGAAGAGCATGTTTACGACCTTCGGAATGGAGCAGTGCAGAAGGGACGACTATGACTCGGACGCCAGCCTGGAGTACAGCGAGGAGGAGACCTACCAGCAGTTCCTGGACTTCTACTATGATGTGCTGCCCGAGTTCAAGAACGTGGGCAAAGTGATTCAGTTCAAGGTGAGCTGCAACTTGGAACCTCATCTGCGGGGCAATGTGTATGTCCAGTACCAGTCTGAAGAAGAATGCCAAGCAGCCCGCTCTCTCTTTAACGGAAGATGGTACGCGGGACGACAGCTGCAGTGTGAATTCTGCCCGGTGACCCGGTGGAAAATCGCAATTTGTGGTTTATTTGAAATGCAAAAGTGTCCAAAAGGAAAGCACTGCAACTTTCTCCATGTGTTCAGAAACCCCAACAATGAATTTCGAGAAGCTAACAGAGACCTCTACCTGTCTCCAGCTGGGGCTGGCTGCTCTGGTAAGACCTCCTcagacaggagggagaggaaggaccaCCATGAGGAATACTACAGCAAGTCAAGGGCCTCCCACTCTAGCCCACACCGCTCCTCCAAGAGAAGCAGGGAGTCGGAGAGGAAGAGTACTCACAGGAGGAAGAGATCTCACAAACAGGAAGCACAGGGTCATGAGAGGCACAGttccagaagaggaagagaagaggacaaCAGTCCAGGCCCACAAAGCCAGAGCCACAGGTCCTGA